Part of the Paludisphaera borealis genome, CCGGCCGGGAGTGGCTGCCATGTCGCTCGGGGTTCTCGGCCACGTCGAGGATGGCTTGAATCAGAAGGGCTTCGTAGCGGATCCGGGCCTTCTTGCCGAACTCCGCATGTGTTCATTCCAGGATCGTTTCGATATCCCGCTCGGCCTGGGGGGAGAGCCGGTAGAGTTGCATCGATTATTGGCCACCGGCACCGCGTGCGCAGCGATCGGCCGCTCGCCGGCCGAGTCCCCCGATGAAGTCGGCGAGCTGCTGATCCCCTTCGAGCCTCGTCCCTTCACCCCGATCCAGCGAGGAGAACGCCTCGGATGCCAGGCTCCTGAGGACGTTCAGTTTCTCTTCGTCCTCCCTCGACTCCTGCTCCAGCAGCCGCAGACCCGCACGCATTACTTCGCTGGCATTCTTATAACGCCCCGAGGCGACCAGATTCGCCACCAAGTGGTCGTAGTGATCGGTGAGATTCACGTTTCGCGTGGGCATAGTCGACCCTCCTGAGATCGAGTTCATGCTAGGGAAACTGGCAAATATTGTCAATTCGTCCCAGCATGTCGACCGGGGCGATCCCGGCGAGCGCCCGTATCCACGAAATCCCCTGACGGCGAGAAACCGTCGATCCCACGTTCAAAATGCATGATCCGTCGTAAATTAGTAGAAGGGGCGACGACTTCCCCCGCGCGGCGGCTCTTTGACAATTCGGCGGCGAGCTGTTCCGGGGCCGTCCCGATCCTCAATCGACAGCCTCGGGCGATCCGAGAATGACGACGATCGAACCCAATTCGCCAGGGCGGCGAAAGTGGGCGACGGAAGCCGAGCTTGATGGCGATCGACGATCGAAATGACGACGATCGAACCCAATTCGCCAGGGCGGGCGCAAGGGCGGCGGCGGCCGACGACGATCGCACAAAGCCGACGATCGAACTGTCATGAGCCTTTGGCTCACCCCGACCCATGAAAATGGGTTCGGGGTTGGTTATGCTGTGGGGGTCCGGCCCTGGGCGAGAGGCCGTCATTGGCTTTGGTGTCGCGAACCCGCGAAGGAACTTGGCCCCGGCCTCGGCTCGACTTCACGTCGAACCCCGTCCTGTCGCCCCCCGGAAGCGGGGAAGCACGTAGAAGAAACTGCTTTACGCCCCGAGGTCGTCCCACCGGCTCGGACTGCTTCGTTTCCGACCACTCGAGTTGGAGGGGACGTCATGGACATCGTTCACGATCGCTGCGCCGGGCTCGACGTCCACAAGAAGACCGTCGTCGCCTGCGTCCGCCACATCAACCCCGACGGCTCGGTCGCCTCGGTGGTCCACACCTTCGGCACGATGACCGCGGACTTGCTGGCCCTGGCCGACTGGCTCGACGCCCACGGCGTCCGCGAGGTCGCCATGGAGAGCACGGGCGTCTACTGGAAGCCGATCTTCCACATCCTGGAAGGGCGGTTCAACGTGATGCTGGTCAACGCCGGCCGGCTCAAGCAGGTCCCCGGCCGCAAGACCGACGTCAAGGACGCCGAGTGGATCGCCCAGTTGCTCCAGCACGGCCTGCTGTCGCCCAGCTTCATCCCCAAGCCGGAGATCCGCGAGCTTCGCGACCTGACCCGGCAGCGCACCGAGTTGGTCCGCGACCGCGCCGCGGTGGCCAATCGCCTCCAGAAGACGCTGGAGGACGCCAACGTCAAGCTGGGGTCGGTGGCCAGCGACGTCCTGGGGGCCTCGGGACGCGACATGATCCGGGCGATGATCGACGGCCAGGACGACCCGGAGAAGCTGGCCGATCTGGCCAAGCAGCGGCTCCGGGGCAAGATCCCCGAGCTGAGGCGGGCGCTGTTGGGCCGGGTCACCGACCACCACCGCTTCGTGCTCCGGCTGCTGACGGATCAGATCGACGCGTTGGAACGCCTGATCGAGCGGCTGGACGAGCGGATCGACGAGGCCATGAGGCCGTTCGACGAGGCGGCGGGCCGGCTCCAGGGGATCCCCGGAGTGGGGGATCGGGCGGCGGAGGTGATCGTGGGGGAGATCGGGCCGGACGTGGAGTCGTTCCCGACCGCGGGCCACCTCTGCTCCTGGGCGGGGCTGTGCCCGGGCAACGACCAAAGCGCCGGCAAACGCCGCAGCGGCAAGACGACCAAGGGGAGTCCGTGGCTGCGTTCGCTCCTGGTGCAGTCGGCGTGGTCGGCCAGCCACGCCAAGAACACCGCCTTCAGCATCTGCTACCGTCGATGGGTCCCACGACTCGGGAAAAAGAAGGCTCTCATCGCCGTGGCGCACAAGATCCTGGTGGTGATCTGGCACCTGCTCAAGAACGGGGCCGACTACCGCGAACGCCAACTACCAGCCCCTGCAGCCTGACACATGGCCCGGAAGATTTTCAGAAGAACCCAATCCGCCGAAGGCGAGATCCCCTCGTGGTACTTGACCGCCGGCCATCAATCGGCAGGCGATGCCCACACTACAACGTTGCCTCCAAAGGGTTTACGTAAGGCCAGCACCACTCACCTCCCCCATCCATCGGACGACGAGAGGGAACGATTGGATAATCAAAAACAGCGACGATCGAACCCAATCCGCCGGACGGCGGACGTCGGAAGGAACGTCGAATGAATCAAAAACAGCGACGATCGAACCCAATCCGCCGGACGTCGGCGGGGGACAGTGGACGATCAACGGTGATCGTGGGAAATCGGACGATCGAACCCAATTCGCCGGACGGCGGCGCGAGCGAAACGAGCGGCTGATTCCATAAGTAAAGAGAGGCCCGTGCGGCGTCGATCCACCGCCCACCGCACGGGCGATTCGACTGATCTATGCTATGCGATCGCCTGGGCCATCACCATGCCGTCGGCGATGGCGTGGCAGTCGGGGCAGAGGAAGGTGACGTTGAGTGGTTCTTGGTAGTCCCAGTGGTGACGTTGCAAGCGCTGGCGACGGCGACACCACGAACAGACCTTGGGACGATCGATCAAGCCCAGCGACTCGCCGAGGGCGGCCGCGTAACGCGCCGAACGGGTCCGGATGCGCCGGGGGCGAAAGGAGTCGAAACAGATTTCCAGATGACGGCCGAGACGGGAGAACAGGGCTTGCTGACGCTTGCGACGGATTTTTTTCATCGTTCGCAACCCGTGTAATGGATTCGGTGGCCACCTCAAATCGAACGCCGTTAGGACGGGACGACGGGCCGAGCAAACCAATTCTCGCCGGGTTGGACGAGGCGACGCGAAACGACCCGGGAGACGGCTCGTTCTCGACGTTTCCATTATAGAGCAAAAGGAATACCGAGGTCACCGGTTTCGACTCGAATCACGATAGTTTCCTTCGTGAGAATCTTCATACTTCGGGCGGCGGCCGCAAAATGGAAACGACTCGCCGCGGGTGACGGCGCGCGGTATGGTGGATTTTGGTCGTTCGGCACGCCGCGACCGTCCCGACGCTGGGCAGTCTCTGGGCGTTCCTGCATACTTTCGACGCATCATCCGCCGCCGCGGTTCGGACTTTTCGCGAGGCCCCTGGCCATGCCTTCGGATTTCACGGATTCTTCCGATCACAGCGATTGCACCAGCGAGCCTCCGTCGTCGGGTCGATCCTTCGATCGTCGCGCCTTCCTGAAGTCGGGTTGCGCGGGCGTGGTCGCCGGCCGGCTCGCGACAGCTGGGTGCGTCCTGGCCGACGAAGCGCCCCAGGCCGCCGACCATCGGCTGATCGTCCGGACCGAGCGGCCCCTGAACCTGGAGTCCCCCTCCGCCTCCCTCGACTCGTGGCTGACGCCGTCCGAGGAGTTCTTCGTCCGCAGCCACCACGGAGCGCCGGCCGTCGGGCTCAGCCCGTGGGAGATCGCCGTCGAGGGCCTCGTCGAGCGGCCGCTGGCTCTGAGCCTCGACGCCCTGCTCGATCTGGATTCGACGACCCGGCAGGCCGTGCTCCAGTGCGCGGGCAACGGTCGGGCGCTGTTCCGCCCCCGGATGCCGGGGACGCCCTGGGAGCGCGGGGCCGTCGGGCACGCCGAATGGTCGGGCGTCAGCCTCGCCTCGTTGCTCCGGAAGGCCGGGCTCAAGCCGGGCGCGGCCCACGTCCACCTGATCGGCGGCGACGTGCCGCCGAACCCCAAGTCCCCGGCGTTCGTCCGCAGCGTGCCGATCGAAGCGGCGATCGACGCCGGCGCCCTGATCGCCGTCCGCATGAACGGCGAGCCCCTGCCCGTCCTGCACGGCGGCCCGGCGCGGATGGTGGTCCCCGGCTGGGCGGCCAACAACTGGACCAAGTGGATCCGCAAGATCATCGTGTCGGCCGAGGAGTCGCAGGCCTTCTTCATGAAGACCGGCTACCGGCTCGCCCGCCACCCGGTCCCCCGGGCGTCAATCCCGACCCCAAGGACCTCGCCCCCGTGACGTGGATGAATGTGAAATCGCTGATCTCCCGGCCGGGCCTCGGCGAGACGGTCGCGAACCGCCCGCAAGAGGTGCGCGGGGTCGCCTGGACGGGCAAGGGCCATGTGACGAAAGTCGAGTTCTCCACCGACCGCGACCCGACCTGGCAGGTCGCCGAGCTGATCGGCGAGCCCGTGCAGGGGAGCTGGCGGCGGTTCAAGATCGCCTGGACGCCCCCCGCGGCGGGCTCGTACGTCCTCCGCGTCCGGGCGACCGACTCGGAAGGGGACGTCCAGCCCGAGAAGTCGCCGTGGAACAAGAGCGGCTACCTGTGGAACGGTTACGACCAAGTCGCCTGCGTGGTTTCGTGAGATCCTAATATGAAATTATCCGCTGTACTCGCCGTCGTACCGGTCGTCGGGCTGTTGCTCCCCCCGGTCGCCTCGCACTGCCGTTCAGCCGTCCAGGACCAGAAAGCCGCCCAGGACGCGACGCCCAAGACTGCGGACAAGGACGACGAAGAGGACGATGAAGCCGCTTATCGCGAGGTCCTGGCCAAGCGGGCGATCCAGGAAAACTGCCTTATATGTCATGAAGCAGGCATGTACACGAACCAGCGGTTGACCCCGGCGCAGTGGAAGGCGGAGATCGACAAGATGGTCTCGTGGGGGGCGCCCCTGCCGCCGCAGGACCAGCAGGGGGTGATCGATCACCTGGCGAAAACCTACCGGGACGTCGACCCGGCCGTCCCGCCGGGACGCGTCACGCTGGCGACGATCAACTCGCTGGAAATCCCGAGGCCCGGGACCGCCCCCGGGCCCGACGCCGGCGATCCAGCCGCCGGCGCGGAGCTGTACAAGACCAACTGCGCCAACTGCCACGGCCCGACGGCCCTGGGGGGCGACCTCGGGCCGAGCCTGGCCGGCCGGGCGGTCCTGAACAGCCGCAAGGCCTACGACGAGGCCGTCCACAAGGGGGTCCGCAAGATGCCGGCGTTCGACAAGGTGCTGAACGCCTCGCAGCAGCACGACGTCTTCGCCTGGCTGCTTCAGGTCAAACCCTGACCGACCGCGTCAGCTCTGGAGCAGGCTTTCGCGGGCCATCAGGGCGGCGCCGAGGACGGCGGCGTCGTCGCCGAGGGAGGCGCGGACGATCTGGATCTTGCCCTCCGGGTCGGTGAGGATCTGCCGCCGGGCCGAGACGCGGACGAGGTCGAGCCACGAGTCGCCGAGAGCCTGGGCGACCCCCCCGCCGATGATCACGATCTCGGGCCCCAGGACGTTGACGAGCCCCCCCAGCCCCAGGCCGAGGAAGTGGGCGGCGCGGCGGACTTCGCGGACCGCCACGGAGTCGTTGTCGGCGACGGCCTCGGCCAGGTCGCCGCTCTTGAGCCGGCCCCCCTTGCGGGCCATCTTGGCGCCGAGGACCGTCGGCGTCTTCTTCTTGACCGCCTTGGCGACCCGCCCGGCGATCGCCGTCTTGCTCGAAAGCGCCTCCATGCAGCCGCGTTGGCCGCAGCCGCACTTCGGGCCCCCCGCCTTGATGATGATGTGGCCGATCTCACCGGCGTTCTCGGTCGACCCCGTGACGATCCGGCCGTCGACGATGATGCAGCCGCCGATGCCCGTGCCGACGAACGCCGAGATCACGTTGCGGTAGCCCCGCCCCGCCCCCAGGACGAACTCGCCGTAGCCCCCCACGCGGACGTCGTTCCGCACGACGACCGGCGCGTCGAGGACGGCCGCCAGCTCGGGGCCGATCGGGTAGTTCTTGACGTTCAGGTTGGCGCTGAAGAGGATCACGCCGGTATGGACGTCGAGCGGGCCGGGCGAGCCGATCCCCCCCGCGGCGATCGCGTCGCGCGACACGCCGGCCTGAACCAGGGCCTCGTCGACGCACTCGGTCATCGCCTGGAGGATCGCCGGTCCGCCATCTTTCGCCGGCGTCGTGCGCTTGCCGCGCCCGAGGATGCGATTGTCGGCGCTGACCACGCCCGCCAGTATCTTCGTCCCGCCGAGGTCGACACCGACCACCAGGGGACCGCCGTCCAGCCCTGCCATATTCGAACGCTCCCAACCGGTATTGACCACGGCGCGACATCGCCGACGCCCGGACGATTCTACAAGACCAGGCGACGCTTCGGAATGGAACAAAGTTCGTCAATTCGAGGCCGGGGCGTCGGCGGCGGTCTCGGCGGCAAGGATCTCGGCGAGTTCGACCGCGCCGATCGTCTCCCGATCGATCAGCCGCCGGGCGATCCGTTCGAGCGTCGCCTGACGTTCGACGAGGATCCGCCGGGCCTTGGCGAGGGCCTCGTCGAGAATCCGCCGGACTTCGAGATCGATCTCGCGGGCGGTCTGTTCGCTGCAAGCCAGCTCGGGGCCGCCGGCGGCCGAGGGGTCGGACGGGTCGCGGCCGTAGCTCTGCCTCCCCATGACGGGGCTCATGCCGAACTCCAGAACCATGCGGCGGACGATCCGGGTGGCGCGGGTGAGGTCGCTGGTACAGCCGTCGGACGATTCGCCCAGCGCGATCTCCTCGGCGAGCGTCCCCCCCAGCAGGCTGCACACCGCGTGTTCAAGCGAGGTCCGGGTGTGCAGGAAGCGGTCGTCCTCGGGCCGGTAGAGCGTGTAGCCGAGGGCGCCGGCGCCGCGGCCGACGATCGAGACCTTGTGGACCGGGTCGGTCCCGGGAAGGCTGCGGGCGACCAGCGCGTGGCCGGCCTCGTGGAAGGCGATCCGCTCCTTCTCGTCCGGCCGGAGGAGCCGCTGGCGCTTTTCGGGGCCGGCGATCAGGCGTTCGATGCCTTCCTCGAATTCCGGCTGCCCGACCTGGTCCTTGCCCCGCCGCGCCGCCAGGAGCGCCGCTTCGTTGACGAGGTTCGCCAGGTCGGCGCCGACGAAGCCGGGGGTCATAGCGGCGATCTGCCGGAGGTTAAGGCCGTCGGCCAGGGGAACGACCCGGGCGTGGACCTTGAGGATCTGCTCGCGGCCGACGAGGTCGGGACGGTCGACGACCACCTGGCGGTCGAACCGGCCGGGCCGGACCAAGGCGGGGTCGAGCGTCTCGGGGCGGTTGGTGGCGGCCAGCAGGATCACGCCACGGTTGGCGTCGAAGCCGTCCATCTCGACGAGGAGCTGGTTGAGCGTCTGGTCGCGCTCGTCGTGTCCGCCCGATCCCCCCGCGCTTCGGGCCTTGCCGATGGCGTCCAGCTCGTCGATGAAGATCAGGCAAGGGGCCTTGGCCTGGGCGCGGGCGAACAGGCTGCGGACCCGCGCCGCGCCGACGCCGACGAACAGCTCGACGAAATCGGACCCAGAGAGCGAGAAGAACGGCACGCCGGCCTCGCCCGCCACGGCGCGGGCCAGGAGCGTCTTGCCGGTGCCGGGCGCCCCGATCAAGAGCACCCCCTTGGGAATCCGGCCGCCGAGCGACTGGAACTTATCGGGGGTCCGCAGGAAGTCGACGACCTCGCGCAGTTCGTCGACGACCTCCTCGTGGCCGGCCACGCTGTCGAACGTGACCCGAGCCTCGTCGTCGCCGTACACGCGGGGCCGGCTCTTGCTGAAAGCCAGGGCCGACCCGAACCCACCCGAACGGACGAGAATGATCGAGAGGAACGCGATCGTCAGCAGGAACATGATCGCGGGGGCCGCCATCGTCTGGATCGACGACGGCCCGGCCTCGGCGTCGTAGTCGCCGCCGGGGACGTGGGCTTCGAGGAGCCGGATCAGGTCCTCGTCGTGCTCCATGCCGACGCGCGACACCTGGTAGCGGACCGCCCGACCGCCCGAATCCCGCTCGGCGAGGCGGCCAGCGATCGACGTCGGGCCGACGCGGGCCGAGCCGACGCTCCCCTCGGCGAGCCGCTTGCGGAATTGGCCGTAGGAGAGGTTCTGGACCTGGGGTTGCAGCAAGACGAACGTCCCGACGGCCAGGGCGACGACCAGCGCGGCCCCGGCGACGGCGGCGACGAGGTTCCGGCGGCCTCGCCGGTCGTGGATCGAAAAGCGATTCGTGGTGCTCATGTCAGCTCGACGAAGGAGAGACGGACCAACAGGCTTTCAAACGACCGGCGCGTTCCTCCCCCGGTCTCGGTTCCGCAACGCGTCGGGCGGAACGCCGCTGGACGGCGATTTCGACAGCGGGAGGTGAGGGAACGACGGCGGCGGCTCGATCCGGCGCGCCTTGGAAAGGTCGATCCGCTCGTCGGAGAGGTTGACCTCGAACCGTCGGTTGCCGGGAAGCTGGAGCGGGATGCGGACCGTGAACGTGCTCCCCTGCCCAAGCTGGCTGCGAAGGTGGATCTCGCCGCCCAGAAGCTTGGCCAGTTCGCGGACGATCGACAGCCCCAGGCCGGTCCCCTGGTGCTCGCGGATCAGCACGTCGTTCTCCTGGCCGGGCGCCTTCGCCTGGCGGAACTTCTCGAAGATGGTGTCGCGGTCTTCCTCGGCGATGCCGATGCCCGTGTCCTCGACCTCAAGCACGACGAACCGCCCCTCGGTCCGGGCCCGCAGCGTCACGCGGCCCCCCTCGGGCGTGAACTTGATCGCGTTGGAGAGCAGGTTGTAGAGGATCTGACGGATCTTGCCGGGGTCCTGGCGGAGCAGCGGAATCACCTCGTCGAGCCGGCATTCGAGCGTGATGTCCTTGTTGTCTGCCATCGGCCGGGTCAGGTTCGTGAGCGCCTCGCAGACGTCGCGGATCGAGAAGTCCTCGCTCCGGACCTCCATCTTGCCGCTCTCGATCTTGGCCAGGTCGAGGATGTCGTTGATCATCCCCAGGAGCATCTTGCCCGACGTCTGGATGTTGTTGGCGTATCGCTTCTGGCGGTCGTTGAGGCTCTCGTTGCCCCCCAGGACCTCGGAGAAGCCGATGATCGAGTTCAAGGGGGTCCGCAGCTCGTGGCTCATGGTCGCCAGGAAGTCGCTCTTGAGCCGGTTCATCTCGTAGAGCGCCATGTTCGCCTGCGCTAGCTCGTCGACCTTGTAGTCGAGGTCGTTGTTGACGTCGCGGAGCTCTTGCTGCATGGCCACCAGGTTGTGGAGCATCCGGTTGAACGCGTGCGACAGGTCTTCGAACTCGTCGCCGGTCTGGATCTGGCTGCGGATGTTGAGCCGACCCGCCGCGATGGCGTCGGAGACGTCGCGGAGGTGCTTGACCGGCTTGACGATGATGTAGCGGACGATCATGTACGAGGAGACCATCGCCAGGATGGCGGTGACGATGGCGGCGGCGATCAGCATCGCCCGGTTGTTGTTGATCGCCTTCTTGGTGGCTTTGAGCGGATAGTGCACGACGACCGCGCCGGCGAGGTCGCCGGCCTTGACCGGGACCCAGTGCTGGCCGTCGCCGGTCGGCCGCATCATGTGGTTGTCGATGTGGTTGCGGCCAGTCTCGGAGCCTTCGAGCACGCTGTCTTCCCGGCTGTGGCAGTCCATCAGGCAGCTCGACTTGAACGTGACCGCCTGGATGTACTGGTACTCCTCGTCCCCCGCCGTGACATGATCGGCCCACATCGGCGTGCCGTCGGCGAACGTGTAAGGCTTGTCGCGCGGCTTCCCCGTCTTCCCGAGGGCGTCCTCGTCGGTCGCGGACTTGAGGAATCGGGCGAGCGTGTTCCGCTCGAAATCGTCCGAGGGCTGGCGGCTGGTTTTCTTGGGGCTGTAAGGGCTGAGGACGGAGGCCTTGGCGTTGGGCGCCTCGTCAAGCATGGTCAGATCGCCCCAGAGGACGTCGATGACCGCTCCCCAGTTCTCGTTGCCGAGCGCCTTGACGTGGATGTCCTTGAGCGTCGGGTTGACGAACATCCGCGCCGTCTGGGTGGTCTGGTTCTTGACCAGCTCCTCGGTCTTGAGCCCGTAGAGCGTGAAACTGACCGTGACCAGCAGGAAGATGCCGAGTCCGAAGATGAAGCGGCACTTGCGTTCCAGGCTGGTCTCGCCGAGCAGGTGCTTGAAGCTGCGATAGGACACCGGTCAAATCCCTCAACCAGGCTCCAACGATCAACCCGGACCCGACTTCCCGGACCCACGCACCCAACCAACCAAACCGAAGGTCGCAACCGAATTTCCGCCGCGCACCGGCATCACGAAAGGAGTATTCACCCTAATCGAAACGACCCACCCTGGCCAGACGGAGATGGCCGAAGCCGAAATCCGACGATTTCAGCGCTCGATCCCACGCCCGGGTTTGACCTTGCCGCTTTCGAACCGTGGTGGCATCCTCCCCTCGCTCGCCCCAGCCGGGACGAGCCAGCCCGCCGGGAAAGGATGAGGATGCGGCCATGCACCCGATCGTGCTCGAACTCCCCGTTCTGGGTTTCAAAGTCCACGGATACGGGCTGATGATGCTTCTGGGCTGCGCGTCGGCCCTGGGGATCGCCGTCTGGCGCGCCCGCCGCGAGGGCCTGAACACCGACGCCGTCTACGAGCTGGCGACCTGGCTGTTCCTCGGCGGGGTCGTCGGCGCGCGCGCCCTGTTCGTCGCCAGCCGTCCCGACCTGATCCAATCGCCCCTCGACCTGTTCCGAAGCTGGGAGGGGGGAAACGTCTTCTACGGCTGCATCATCGGCGGCCTGACGGGGACGCTCATCTACTGGCGACGGCACCCGTTCCCGTTCCTGCGCATGGCCGACGCCGTCGCCCCGGCGCTGGCGGTGGGGGTGTTTTTCGGGCGGCTCGGCTGCCACCTCAACGGCTGCTGCCACGGCGCGATCACGCAAGTCCCCTGGGGGATACAGTTTCCGGCCGGCTCGCACGCCTGGACCGCACACGTCGATGAAGGGCTGCTGGACCCCGGCGCGCCGTGGTCGCTGCCGGTGCATCCGACCCAGCTTTACGCCTCGCTGGCCGGCCTGGCGCTGCTGGTCGGCCTGCTGGCGTACATCCCGTTCCGTCGCCGCACGGGCGAGATGATGGCCTTGCTGATGATCGCCTACCCCATCACGCGGTGGCCGGTGGAAATCCTCCGCGGCGACGACCCGGGGATCATCGCGGGGATCACGATCTCGCAGCTCATCAGCCTGGGGCTGCTGGCGTCCGGCCTGATCGTCTGGAGCCGGCTCGGCCGCGAGTCCGCTCCCTCGACGACGCTCGTTCCCGCCCGGCCAGACCCGTTGAAGCTGCCGGGCTGAGAGTCGGTCAGCCGTCGGGCGGCCCGTTGTCGCGACGTCGGGCCTTGGTTTCGCTGTGCTTGCGCTTAGTATCAAGCCGTCGCTTCTGGGAGCCGAGGGTGGGCTTGGAGGGTCGGCGGAGCTTCGGCCGGATGCTGGCGGCGACGATCATCTCGACGAGGCGGTCGACGGCCTCGCGGCGGTTGGCCTCCTGGGTCCGCTTGGCGCGGGCGTGGATCGTCAGGAAACCGTCGGCGCCGAGCTTTCGGCCCGCCATGCCGATCAGCCGGCGGCGGACGTCCTCGGGCAACGACGGCGAGCCCTTCAAGTCGAACCGCAGCCGGACGGCCGTCGACACCTTGTTGACGTTCTGCCCGCCCGGGCCGCCGGCCCGGATGAACTCGAAATCGAGCTCGGCGTCGTCAAGCGTCACGCGATCATTGACCACGATCATGGCGAAAAATCCAAACTCCCGAGGCGTCGACGGATGGGTGGCGCGGGTTCGGCTCGCCCGCCCCCGTGGGGCAAGGCTCGTCCGTAGAGTTTACACCAATTGACGCCCGGAAATCGCCGGCCGTCGTCAGGGCTTCGAATCGATTCCCCAACCGCGCGGGGGCGTGGAAACAGCGAAGCCTCGCGAGACCTTCACGCAATCTTCATGATGAAAGCTTATCATTGGGGGGCGATAGGGAGTACGATTCGAGTTCCCGCGAGCGAGCGAAGGTCGTCGCCTCTCGTCTGGAATCATTATATGGAACGAGGACTTCCGTTCATGCGGTTTTATCGAATGACGCTCTCGGCCGTCGGGCTGGGCCTGGCGTGCGCGGTCGGCGGCGGATGCGGCGGCGGCGGTGAAGGCGTCGACGGCCTGACGCCGTCGGCCTCGATCATCATCGACGGGTCGAGCACGGTGTTCCGGATCAGCAAGGCCGCGCAAGAGGGCTTCAGCGCGGTCGAGCCCGAAGTCACGGTGGTCGTCGACAACCACGGCACGGGGGGCGGCTTCGGCCGTTACCTTCAGGGCGAGGTCGACATCGTCGACGCCTCGCGCGACGCCAAGCCGGATGAAGAAGCGAAGTCCAAGAGCCAGGGCATCGAGTGGACCCGGTTCCTCGTCGGCTACGACGGGATCACGCTGGCGATCAACCCCAAGAACACGTTCGTGAAGTCGCTGACGGTCGAGCAGCTCAAGAAGCTGTGGGCCGCCGGGTCGACGATCAAGACGTGGAAAGACCTCGACCCGTCGTGGCCGGACCAGAAGATCGTCCTCTACTCGCCCGACAACGACTCGGGGACGTTCGAGTTCTTCGTCGAGGCGATCCTCGGCAAGGGGACGCACCAGCGCGACGGCGTGCAGCAAAGCTCGGACGACAACATTCTGGTCAACGGCGTCGCCAGCGACCCCGACGGGCTCGGCTACTTCGGCTACGCCTACTACGCGTCCAACAAGGATCGGCTCGGCTGCCTGGCGGTCCAGGCCGGCCCCGACGCCAAGCCGGTCGCGCCGAACCCGGAGAGCATCGCCGACAAGTCGTACACGCCGCTGTCGCGTCCGCTCTACATCTTCGTGAAGAATTCGGCCTCGCGGCGGCCGGAAGTGGCCAAGTTCCTCAAATACTACCTTGACAACGTCGAGACGCTCGCCCAGAAGGGGGGCTACGATCCGCCGACCCCCGAGGACGTCGCGGCCGACCGCCAGGCCCTCGCCAAGTTGGCCCCCCAGGGCGACGGCGGCGAACCGACGCCGGCGAAGACTCCATGACACCCGACTCGGCGGAGGCTCGCTTGTCCGTCTCTCCTTCCCAGGACGACCTCTGGCCCGGCCATTCTCGGTTCTCGGGCTTCCTCGAGGTCTTCGTCGGCCTGGTGCTGGGCCTTTGCGCCCTGGTGTCGGTGCTCACGACGATCGGTATCGTCGTGGTGCTCAGCGTCCAGACGGTGGAGTTCTTCGTGCACGCCAAGATCGGCGTGGCCGACTTCCTGCTCGGGACCGAGCTGAAGCCCGACGCCTCGCCCCCCCGGTTCGGCATCCTGCCGCTGGTCTGGGGGACGTTCGTGATCGCCTTCGGGTCGTCGTGCATCGCCCTGCCGCTGGGCCTGATGAGCGCGATCTACCTGAGCGAGTACGCGCCGCGCGCGGTCCGGGCGGTGCTCAAGCCGTCGCTCGAACTGCTGGCGGGCGTGCCGACGATCGTCTACGGCTACCTCGCCTTGCTGCTGGTGACGCCGGTGCTCAAGGCGGTGTTCGAGCCGCTCGGCTTCCGGGTCGAGCAGTTCAACGCGCTGAGCGCCTGCATCGT contains:
- the arfB gene encoding alternative ribosome rescue aminoacyl-tRNA hydrolase ArfB, whose amino-acid sequence is MIVVNDRVTLDDAELDFEFIRAGGPGGQNVNKVSTAVRLRFDLKGSPSLPEDVRRRLIGMAGRKLGADGFLTIHARAKRTQEANRREAVDRLVEMIVAASIRPKLRRPSKPTLGSQKRRLDTKRKHSETKARRRDNGPPDG
- the lgt gene encoding prolipoprotein diacylglyceryl transferase; its protein translation is MHPIVLELPVLGFKVHGYGLMMLLGCASALGIAVWRARREGLNTDAVYELATWLFLGGVVGARALFVASRPDLIQSPLDLFRSWEGGNVFYGCIIGGLTGTLIYWRRHPFPFLRMADAVAPALAVGVFFGRLGCHLNGCCHGAITQVPWGIQFPAGSHAWTAHVDEGLLDPGAPWSLPVHPTQLYASLAGLALLVGLLAYIPFRRRTGEMMALLMIAYPITRWPVEILRGDDPGIIAGITISQLISLGLLASGLIVWSRLGRESAPSTTLVPARPDPLKLPG
- a CDS encoding PstS family phosphate ABC transporter substrate-binding protein; amino-acid sequence: MRFYRMTLSAVGLGLACAVGGGCGGGGEGVDGLTPSASIIIDGSSTVFRISKAAQEGFSAVEPEVTVVVDNHGTGGGFGRYLQGEVDIVDASRDAKPDEEAKSKSQGIEWTRFLVGYDGITLAINPKNTFVKSLTVEQLKKLWAAGSTIKTWKDLDPSWPDQKIVLYSPDNDSGTFEFFVEAILGKGTHQRDGVQQSSDDNILVNGVASDPDGLGYFGYAYYASNKDRLGCLAVQAGPDAKPVAPNPESIADKSYTPLSRPLYIFVKNSASRRPEVAKFLKYYLDNVETLAQKGGYDPPTPEDVAADRQALAKLAPQGDGGEPTPAKTP
- a CDS encoding ATP-binding protein → MSYRSFKHLLGETSLERKCRFIFGLGIFLLVTVSFTLYGLKTEELVKNQTTQTARMFVNPTLKDIHVKALGNENWGAVIDVLWGDLTMLDEAPNAKASVLSPYSPKKTSRQPSDDFERNTLARFLKSATDEDALGKTGKPRDKPYTFADGTPMWADHVTAGDEEYQYIQAVTFKSSCLMDCHSREDSVLEGSETGRNHIDNHMMRPTGDGQHWVPVKAGDLAGAVVVHYPLKATKKAINNNRAMLIAAAIVTAILAMVSSYMIVRYIIVKPVKHLRDVSDAIAAGRLNIRSQIQTGDEFEDLSHAFNRMLHNLVAMQQELRDVNNDLDYKVDELAQANMALYEMNRLKSDFLATMSHELRTPLNSIIGFSEVLGGNESLNDRQKRYANNIQTSGKMLLGMINDILDLAKIESGKMEVRSEDFSIRDVCEALTNLTRPMADNKDITLECRLDEVIPLLRQDPGKIRQILYNLLSNAIKFTPEGGRVTLRARTEGRFVVLEVEDTGIGIAEEDRDTIFEKFRQAKAPGQENDVLIREHQGTGLGLSIVRELAKLLGGEIHLRSQLGQGSTFTVRIPLQLPGNRRFEVNLSDERIDLSKARRIEPPPSFPHLPLSKSPSSGVPPDALRNRDRGRNAPVV
- the pstC gene encoding phosphate ABC transporter permease subunit PstC — translated: MTPDSAEARLSVSPSQDDLWPGHSRFSGFLEVFVGLVLGLCALVSVLTTIGIVVVLSVQTVEFFVHAKIGVADFLLGTELKPDASPPRFGILPLVWGTFVIAFGSSCIALPLGLMSAIYLSEYAPRAVRAVLKPSLELLAGVPTIVYGYLALLLVTPVLKAVFEPLGFRVEQFNALSACIVVGVMIVPLVSSLSEDMLSAVPQGLREAAYGLGATKFEVSTRVVLPAGLSGVVASFMLAISRAVGETMAVVLAAGMLPQITVNPLTSIETMTTYIVQVIGGEASYGSSKYLSLFAVGLALFAITLTLNIISSLVLRRYREVYQ